AATAGAACGATCTTGCACAAAGCCCCCACCATATTCGAAAATACGCTTCTGCTCTTTAAAACGCTCTGCTAGAAAATAGACTTGTAAATGGAAGCTCCATTTTTCAAAGTCATCATAAAACTTATCTAAGTATGGATTGGTATCTACTTTTTCAAATGATGTACGGAAATTTAACGCTTGTGCTAGCGCCTTTGTCATCGTTGATTTTCCTACACCTACTGTTCCGGCAATTGTAATAACAGTTTGTGGTGGAATATCATATTTCTCTCTCAAATTCATTGTTGCAAGCTCCTTTGTTGTAACGTATCTTCGATTGTTTTTAATACATATTGTAAATCTTGTGGGTTTTTTACAAAATCAAGTTGATCTCCATTAAATCGGATTACAGGTATTTCGGGATGTAGCTGCTCAAAGTGCTCTGTAAAAGTATGATAGTCTGCTACTAACTGCTCCATATATTCACGTGAAATCATTTTCTCAAATTCACGCCCCCGTTTAGCAATGCGTTTCATTAACGTATCAACACTAGCATGTAAATAAACAACGACATTAGGCACAGGCATATCTTTTGTTAAAATTTGATAGATTTCTTCATACTTTTCGTACTCGGCAGGTGGCAATGTACGCTTTGCAAAAATTAAATTTTTAAAAATATGATAGTCCGATACAACTGATGTCTTTTGTGCTAAACGTAACTTCTTTATATCTGTTAATTGTTTATAGCGATTACACAGGAAGAACATTTCCGTTTGGAAACTCCATTCCTCTATATTTTCATAAAACTTATTAAAAACGGATTTCGTCTACAATTTCTTTTAATAGATGGTAATTAAATGTCGCCGCTACCTCTTTTGCCAATGAAGTTTTGCCTACACCAATCGGACCTTCTACTGCAACAAATGGAACCGTCACTAGAAGTTCCTCCTTTATATTTAGGATTCTATAAGTCAATTATGCCACTATTTTAAGGCTATATTGTATGAAACTAAAATGAATCAGTGCTTTTCATTGTATCATAGTGAGAAAATGAAAAACAGAATCAACATGTATCTCAATTTTTAACATTATTTGACCTGCCCAGTTGATAGATATCAAACAAACTTATAGCTCCATGCAACAAAAAAGACCCACCTTAGTGGGCCTAACTTTAGCCAGCAAATACTGCGTAAATTTCCGCTAGGTGGACGCTTTCCTCTCTCCACAAGTAACGTCCATTCTACGCAGGCGTTTTAGTAAAAATCTACTTAGAGAATTGTTTGAGAATTGTTTGAGTGACTGGCACTATAATTTGCACTATAATTTTGCTCGTTGTAAACGTAAGGCATTTAACACGACGGACACTGAGCTGAATGCCATAGCTGCACCCGCTACCCACGGTGCAAGAAGGCCCATAGCTGCAATTGGAATCCCTAATGTATTATATGCAAATGCCCAAAATAGATTTTGCTTAATATTGCGCATTGTTTTACGACTCATAATAATGGCATCCGCAATGCTAGTTAAATCACCACGAATAAGCGTAATATCAGCAGCCTCCATTGCCACATCTGTACCAGTTCCTATGGCCATCCCAATATTGGCAGTTGCTAATGCTGGTGCATCATTAATGCCATCACCAACCATCGCTACGTTTTTGCCTGTAGCTTGCAGTTTTTTCACTTCATCCGCTTTTCCTTCTGGAAGTACTTCTGCGATAACATGGTTAACCCCAACTTCCTGACCGATTGCTTGCGCAGTCCGTTCGTTATCACCCGTCATCATAATGACTGTAATACCCATATCCTGTAAACGACGAATGGCTTCTTTTGACGTATCTTTTACCGTATCTGCAACAGCAACAAGGCCAGCATATTGACCGTTTATAGCAGCCAACATAGCGGTTTTACCGTTTTCCTCTAATGTCTCCATTGTCGGCAATATATGCTGAATATCTATATCATATTGTTGCATTAATTTACGTGTCCCGATTACCACACCTTGACCCGAAACGGTTGCTTGCACGCCGTAACCTGGAATGGCCTCAAAAAATTGAACATCGCCAAGTGTGATACTTCGCTCTTCAATTCCTTGCACAATGGCTTGTGCTAGCGGATGTTCGGATTGTTTCTCTGCTGCCCCAATCAATGAAAGAAAGGATGCTTCTTCTTGCCCCGTTGCTAGTACAACGTCTGTTAATATCGGTTTGCCGTGTGTTACGGTTCCTGTTTTATCGACAACAACTTGTATCAATGCGTTGCGTTTGTTCTAAATGCTCGCCCCCTTTAAACAAAATCCCAAATTCAGCGGCGCGACCAGAACCTGCCATAATAGAGTCGGTGTCGCTAAGCCTAGCGCACAAGGACAAGCAATAACAAGAACCGCAATTAACACTTCTAGTGCAGGTGTAAATTCACCAGGTTTTACCCATAAAATCCAAACAGGAATGTCACAATCGCAATACCAACAACAATCGGCACGAATATACCCCGAAATTTGGTCTGCTAAACGTTGTATGGGAGCTTTGAACCTTGTGCATCTTCTACAACTTTAATAATTTGAGCAAGTGCTGTGTCTCGACCAACTTTGGTTGCTAACATTTTCACAAAGCCATTTTTATTAATGGTTGAACCGTATAATACATCTCCTTGTTTTTTATCTACCGGAAGACTTTCCCCTGTTTAGCATTGATTCATCAACGGCTGTTGTACCTTCTACTACTTCACCATCTACAGGAATTTTTTCACCTGGTTTAACTAATAAAATATCACCAATCACAACTTCTTCTAATGGGACTTCTTTTTCTACTCCATCTCGCACAACTATCGCAGATTTTGCTTGCAGACCCATTAGCTTTTTAATCGCTTCTGATGAACGCCCTTTTGCCTTTGCTTCGAATAATTTACCTAAAAGAATTAACGTAATTAAAACGGCACTCGTTTCAAAGTATAGATGCGGTCCATGATGTGAATTAACTGTAACAATGGCTTGATAAACGCTGTAAAAATAAGCTGCTGAAGTCCCCATAACGACAAGGACATCCATATTAGCACTGCCATTACGTAAAGCTTTATATGCACCTACATAAAATTGTTTCCCAATAATAAATTGAACTGGTGTAGCTAACACTAATTGCACCCAAGGATTCATTAAAAAATCGGGGACATATAAAAACGATGTCAATGAAAAGTGAGCAACCATCGTCCACAGTAATGGTAGCGAAAGAATAGCTGAAAAAAGAAATTTTGTTGCTGTTGTTTTATTGCCTTTTCTCGATAATCTTCAGTTGCTCGCTCATCCGCTTTTTGATGAGCACCATATCCCAGCTTCTCAACCTTACCGATAATATCCGATACAGAAACCTCTGTTGGATTAAATTCGATGGATGCTTTTTCAAGTGCCAAGTTTACAGTTGCTGTTGAAACACCTGAAAGCTTATTTAAACCTTTCTCAATACGAGTGGCACATGCAGCACACGTCATACCTGTAATATCAAGTTCCGCTTTCTGTTTTACGACGCCATAGCCTAACGCTTCGATTTTCTTTTCAAAGTCTACTTCACTCAATATTGCTGGATCATATTTTATAGAGGATTTTTCAAGCGCTAAGTTTACGGTTGCTTGCTCGACACCCTCCATTTTTTTCAAGCCTTTCTCAATACGCGTAGCACACGCTGCGCAAGTCATGCCAGTAATTTGTAGGTTCGTTTCCTTCAATTCAGAACGCATTAACTTCCCACCTCTTTCTATACCATATAGGGGTATATAAATTTGAAAATAATAGAGTGCCTTGTGAGCACCCTATTGATCTATTCTACCTCGTAGCCTTGATCGTCAATCGTTTCTTTAATTTGCGCAAGTGATACTTGGGCATCGTCAAATGCGACATCTACCAAACCATCTGCTAAATTTACTGTTACTTGTTCTACACCCGCTAATGCGCCGACACTTTTTTCCACTGCATTGACACAATGTCCACATGACATTCCTTGTACGTTTAATGTTACATTTTGCATAAATATCTCTCCTTTAAATTTAATGTACATGCTATATAAGAGTAACTACCCGTAAAATTATTTTTTCATTAATTTTTGAATGGTCACGACTAACTCATCTAGAACCGCTTCATCGCCTTCAGATAGGCGATCTACGACACAGCCTTTTAAATGACCTTCTAATAAAATTTTCGCTACGCTATTCAAAGCTGATTGCGTGGCAGACAGTTGCGTGATGATATCATCACAGTAAACGTCTTTTTCAATCATTCCCTTAATACCTCGGATTTGACCTTCTACTCGATTTAAGCGAGTCGTTAAATCCTTTTTCACGCGCTCAGGGTGATGACTTTTTCGACACGATGCAGTTTCCTCTGTATGACAAGCATCCTCTTTCACTGTGTCCTCCAAATTCTTCACCTCCTATTTGCTAATATCATACTATACCCACGAAGGGTATGTAAATAGGCGTTTTATTTTTTTATAATTAATGGTGATCGTGATGAACTGGCTCACTCTTAAGATTACATAAAATTGATTCATCATGGCGGTTCGCTGCGGTTTCCAATTGAATCGTTATATGCTTTATGCCCTTATGTTCAAGATTATGTTCAATTTCACGTAAAATATGCTCGCTTTCTCCAATGTTTAGCTGGTCATCGGACAACTGCATGACAGGACAATGCATTTGTTCCGCTAGTTATCGTCCAAATATGAAGATCATGAATACTTTGCACACCTTCAGTTTGCTCCATTATTTGAATGATTTCCTGAACGTCGACATTTTGAAGGTGTTCCTTCCATAAGAACATGGATAGCAGACTTTGTCACAAAATATCCACTACGTAGTACTAATAATGCAACAATAACACTGGCAAGTGGATCGGCCCAGCCCCAGCCGGAAAAACATAATGACTAAAGCAGCAATGATGGCACCGACAGAGCCAAGCATATCACTAAGAACATGTAAAAATGCACCACGCATGTTTAAATTGTCTTCCGTATCTCCACCCCGCATCATAATCCAAGCCACTACTATATTAATTAACAAACCAATTACACTAATAATCAGCATACCTGTTGTTGCTACTTCTGGTGGATTTGCAAAACGCTCAAATGGCTTCATAGAAAATAAATAACGCAATTAAAATTAATGTTACACCATTTAACACTGCAGCTAATATTTCAAACCTTTTATAACCATATGTTTTACTAAAGCTAGCTGCTTTTTCTCCAAAAATAAAAGCAAGAAGTGCAATGGCTAAAGAAATTGAGTCACTTAACATATGGCCAGCATCCGATAAAAGTGCCAAAACTATTTGTTAAGAACCCACCAATTGCTTCAATCACCATATAACTCGTA
This genomic interval from Lysinibacillus sphaericus contains the following:
- a CDS encoding heavy metal translocating P-type ATPase, translated to MIQVVVDKTGTVTHGKPILTDVVLATGQEEASFLSLIGAAEKQSEHPLAQAIVQGIEERSITLGDVQFFEAIPGYGVQATVSGQGVVIGTRKLMQQYDIDIQHILPTMETLEENGKTAMLAAINGQYAGLVAVADTVKDTSKEAIRRLQDMGITVIMMTGDNERTAQAIGQEVGVNHVIAEVLPEGKADEVKKLQATGKNVAMVGDGINDAPALATANIGMAIGTGTDVAMEAADITLIRGDLTSIADAIIMSRKTMRNIKQNLFWAFAYNTLGIPIAAMGLLAPWVAGAAMAFSSVSVVLNALRLQRAKL
- a CDS encoding metal-sensitive transcriptional regulator codes for the protein MEDTVKEDACHTEETASCRKSHHPERVKKDLTTRLNRVEGQIRGIKGMIEKDVYCDDIITQLSATQSALNSVAKILLEGHLKGCVVDRLSEGDEAVLDELVVTIQKLMKK
- a CDS encoding copper ion binding protein, yielding MRSELKETNLQITGMTCAACATRIEKGLKKMEGVEQATVNLALEKSSIKYDPAILSEVDFEKKIEALGYGVVKQKAELDITGMTCAACATRIEKGLNKLSGVSTATVNLALEKASIEFNPTEVSVSDIIGKVEKLGYGAHQKADERATEDYREKAIKQQQQNFFFQLFFRYHYCGRWLLTFH
- the copZ gene encoding copper chaperone CopZ; protein product: MQNVTLNVQGMSCGHCVNAVEKSVGALAGVEQVTVNLADGLVDVAFDDAQVSLAQIKETIDDQGYEVE
- a CDS encoding P-type ATPase; its protein translation is MTSFLYVPDFLMNPWVQLVLATPVQFIIGKQFYVGAYKALRNGSANMDVLVVMGTSAAYFYSVYQAIVTVNSHHGPHLYFETSAVLITLILLGKLFEAKAKGRSSEAIKKLMGLQAKSAIVVRDGVEKEVPLEEVVIGDILLVKPGEKIPVDGEVVEGTTAVDESMLNRGKSSGR